One genomic window of Etheostoma spectabile isolate EspeVRDwgs_2016 chromosome 7, UIUC_Espe_1.0, whole genome shotgun sequence includes the following:
- the kcng1 gene encoding voltage-gated potassium channel regulatory subunit KCNG1, translating to MTLLAGDGSDYDYSALSCASDSSLNGPPLHEEEARKGAFYKRAQRVPELSSIHEDTLSGARKLHAIINVGGLRYQLPWTTLEDFPLSRLGQLHLCSSFDEIMRICDDYDVAHNEFFFDRSPCAFRTILTFLRAGKLRSLRDMCALSFREELLYWGVPEESLEWCCRRRLLQRVENFEAMERAEEEEDLLEDLLDSDSGHREHAAESRLNRCMAKLRDMVERPHSGLPGKIFACLSVLFVTITAVNLSISTMPAMREEEEAGTCSQMCYNIFIVETVCVAWFSLEFTLRFIQDRSKLAFLRQPLNLIDVVAILPYYITLVVDSTSYGEKRLGSGNSYLDKVGLVLRVLRALRILYVMRLARHSLGLQTLGLTARRCTREFGLLLLFLCVAIALYSPLLYLIENEMAVTQEFTSIPATYWWAVITMTTVGYGDMVPRSIPGQVVALSSILSGILLMAFPVTSIFHTFSRSYVELKQEQQRLLQRRTHFLLRSRMASLGSDLSFESDVLFPIGASVVRGKDK from the exons ATGACCCTGTTGGCGGGCGATGGCTCCGACTACGACTACAGTGCCCTGAGCTGTGCCTCTGATTCCTCCCTCAACGGACCCCCCCTACACGAGGAGGAGGCTCGGAAGGGGGCCTTCTACAAGAGGGCGCAGCGGGTCCCGGAGCTCAGCTCCATCCATGAGGACACCCTGTCCGGCGCCCGTAAACTCCACGCCATCATCAATGTGGGCGGCCTGCGCTACCAGCTGCCCTGGACCACCTTAGAGGACTTCCCCCTGTCCCGGCTGGGACAGCTGCACCTCTGCAGTAGCTTTGACGAGATAATGCGCATCTGCGATGACTACGATGTCGCGCACAATGAGTTCTTCTTCGACCGCAGCCCGTGCGCCTTCCGCACCATCCTGACCTTCCTGCGGGCGGGGAAGTTGCGCTCCCTCAGGGATATGTGCGCCCTCTCCTTCAGGGAGGAGCTGCTCTACTGGGGGGTCCCCGAGGAGAGCCTGGAGTGGTGCTGCCGCCGGCGGCTGCTGCAGCGCGTGGAGAACTTTGAAGCGATGGAGagagcggaggaggaggaggacctgTTGGAGGACCTGTTGGATTCAGACAGTGGACACAGGGAGCACGCGGCCGAGTCCAGGCTCAATCGGTGCATGGCCAAGCTCCGGGACATGGTGGAGAGGCCTCACTCGGGCCTGCCGGGGAAGATCTTTGCTTGTTTGTCAGTACTCTTTGTCACCATCACCGCCGTCAACCTGTCCATAAGCACCATGCCCGCcatgagggaggaggaggaggcg GGCACATGTTCCCAGATGTGCTACAACATCTTCATAGTGGAGACGGTGTGCGTGGCCTGGTTCTCCCTGGAGTTCACGCTGCGCTTCATTCAGGACCGCAGCAAGCTGGCCTTCCTCCGCCAGCCCCTGAACCTGATCGACGTGGTGGCCATCCTTCCGTACTACATCACCCTGGTGGTGGACAGCACCTCCTACGGGGAGAAGCGCCTGGGCTCTGGCAACAGCTACCTGGACAAAGTGGGCTTGGTGCTCCGCGTCCTGAGAGCCCTGCGCATCCTCTACGTGATGCGGCTGGCTCGCCACTCTCTGGGCCTGCAGACTCTGGGCCTCACCGCCCGCCGCTGCACGCGGGAGTTCGgactgctcctcctcttcctgtgtGTGGCCATCGCACTCTATTCCCCCTTGCTGTACTTGATTGAGAACGAAATGGCCGTCACGCAAGAGTTCACCAGCATCCCCGCCACCTACTGGTGGGCCGTGATCACCATGACGACTGTGGGCTATGGGGACATGGTGCCCAGGAGCATCCCGGGTCAGGTGGTGGCTCTGAGCAGCATCCTGAGCGGGATCCTCCTCATGGCCTTCCCCGTCACCTCCATCTTCCACACCTTCTCGCGCAGCTACGTGGAGCTGAagcaggagcagcagcggctGCTGCAGAGGAGGACGCACTTCCTGCTGCGCAGCCGCATGGCCAGCCTGGGCAGCGACCTGTCCTTCGAGAGTGACGTGCTATTCCCAATAGGGGCATCTGTCGTCAGAGGCAAGGACAAGTGA